A segment of the Aureliella helgolandensis genome:
CCGCAAATGATCGCGCAGTGATCCGACGGGAAACCCAGGGCGGCGAGCCGCCCTTTTTAGGTGACCGTCCGTCGGTGCGCGGTGTCTCCCGTGCGCCGCCGAAAATGCAGGCAGGTGCAATGCCTTTTGCCTCCAGGCCCAATTCTAGTCGTCGTCAGCGGGTGGGACGAATTTAGGAGATTGGGGTTCGCCCGAATCGACTTCGCCTGAGTCTTTAGGGGCCGGAAGGCGATTGATGGTCGGTTCTGCGCGGTCCCAATCACGAAATTCGCGTTGGAAATCATCCACTTTCTTGCGCAATTCGCGATAGGTCCCTCCGAAGCTGCGGGCAACTTCCGGAAGGCGGCTACCGAATAGCATCAGCGCAATGATCCCAAACAGGACCATTTCTGTGGTGCCTAAGCCGTTGAACATTGGTGCAGCTCCCCTCGCGGTCGATCTAGAGACCGCGAACTAGTTTCGGTTGATTGCAGCGGGTGAGGCGGCGCAGGCTGGGAGGGTCTTCGTCCAGCCTAGTTGCCTGCGTCTATACGCTCCCAAACGCGTGGAAGTCAGCGATTACTCTTTCGAGTCTTCGTCGATCTTTTTGGCGTTCTCGTCAACGGGCTCTTTCATTCCAGCCTTGAATTCGTTGGCACTGCGTCCCAAATTGCGCATCAGGCTTGGAAGTCGTGAACTGCCGAACACAACTAGTACGATCACCATGAAAATGAGAAGTTCTTGGGTTCCCATACCGAACATTGCAGCTACTTTTCTTCAAGCAGTTTTGCGTGATGCATTGCCACAACTCTCAGCAGAGTCGATTGGCCCTGAGCCATGTAGCGATCACGTGTCAATCACAGCGAAAGCGGGTCAGTCACACTCACCGCGAGTGTACTGCCAGAACTGTTCCTTGACGATTCATCTTGCTCCCATTCTAAAGGCGCTCCCCACTGTGTCAAATACCGTAGGTCGCAATTGGCTGCAGTTTTCCAAAGCTGCTCTTCAGTAGAGGGAGGCTGGGGAGTGGGAGGCCGGGAGTGTCC
Coding sequences within it:
- a CDS encoding Sec-independent protein translocase subunit TatA/TatB; the protein is MFNGLGTTEMVLFGIIALMLFGSRLPEVARSFGGTYRELRKKVDDFQREFRDWDRAEPTINRLPAPKDSGEVDSGEPQSPKFVPPADDD
- a CDS encoding Sec-independent protein translocase subunit TatA/TatB translates to MFGMGTQELLIFMVIVLVVFGSSRLPSLMRNLGRSANEFKAGMKEPVDENAKKIDEDSKE